A section of the Mycobacterium sp. 3519A genome encodes:
- a CDS encoding phosphatidylserine decarboxylase, giving the protein MARRPDLKSGPERLAALVRTTVPPMHSAGLPFVGASLALAALGRNRPWLRRAGLASAAANAAFFRHPPRVPPTRPGVIVAPADGLICLIEEAAPPAELGLPATPLPRISIFLSIFDAHVQRAPISGEVISVVHRPGAFGSAELEAASEDNERNSVLIRTPEGVEVIAVQIAGLVARRIVCDAKPGDKLTIGDTYGLIRYGSRLDTYLPAGANIMVSTGQRALAGETVLAELP; this is encoded by the coding sequence ATGGCCAGACGCCCCGACCTCAAATCCGGCCCCGAGCGGCTTGCGGCGCTGGTGCGTACCACTGTTCCGCCGATGCACTCGGCGGGCCTGCCATTCGTCGGCGCCAGCCTGGCGCTCGCCGCGCTCGGCCGTAACCGACCATGGCTGCGCCGCGCAGGCCTGGCGTCGGCCGCGGCCAATGCGGCGTTCTTCCGGCATCCGCCTCGGGTACCACCGACGCGCCCCGGTGTGATCGTCGCGCCCGCGGACGGCTTGATCTGTCTGATCGAGGAGGCGGCGCCGCCCGCCGAACTTGGCCTGCCCGCAACGCCGTTGCCGCGCATCAGCATTTTTCTTTCGATCTTCGACGCGCACGTGCAGCGGGCCCCGATCAGCGGTGAGGTGATCTCGGTCGTGCATCGGCCAGGGGCGTTCGGGTCCGCGGAGTTGGAGGCCGCCAGCGAGGACAACGAACGAAACAGCGTGCTGATCCGGACGCCGGAGGGCGTGGAGGTGATTGCGGTGCAGATCGCCGGCCTGGTGGCGCGGCGCATCGTGTGCGATGCCAAGCCGGGTGACAAGCTCACCATCGGCGACACCTACGGCTTGATCCGCTACGGGTCGCGGCTGGACACCTACCTGCCCGCTGGCGCCAACATCATGGTGTCCACCGGGCAGCGCGCGCTGGCAGGCGAAACCGTATTGGCCGAGTTGCCGTGA
- the glp gene encoding gephyrin-like molybdotransferase Glp translates to MRTVDEHRRVVAGLITAKPAVALPLAETLGMVLASDVVAPLSLPGFDNSAMDGYAVLADDVAGASQEQPVLLPVVEDIPAGRTDPLTLKPGTAHRIMTGAPLPAGATAVVPVEATDGAVDTVSVRAAAAAGQHVRRAGEDVTAGTTVLRADQVLSPAALGLAAALGLGELEVVPRQRVLVMSTGTELVAPGTPLQPGQIYESNAVMLAAAVRDAGAVVIAAPMVGDDVAAFREALTAHSGDADLIITTGGVSAGAYEVVKDSLGAGGPATSGSGGEVDFVKVAMQPGMPQGAGSVNGTPIITLPGNPVSALVSFEVFVRAPLRTAMGLPNPDRPRRTAVLAEDLTSPRGKRQFRRGVLDRDAGTVTSYGPPASHHLRWLASADCLLEIEEDVSELSAGSPVHVWDLA, encoded by the coding sequence ATGCGCACCGTAGACGAACACCGGCGCGTGGTCGCCGGGCTGATCACCGCGAAGCCCGCCGTCGCGCTGCCACTCGCAGAGACGCTCGGCATGGTGTTGGCGTCCGACGTGGTCGCGCCACTGTCGCTGCCGGGGTTCGACAACTCGGCGATGGACGGCTACGCCGTGCTTGCCGACGACGTCGCAGGCGCATCGCAGGAGCAGCCTGTGCTGCTTCCGGTCGTCGAGGACATCCCGGCCGGGCGTACCGATCCGCTGACGCTGAAACCCGGTACCGCACACCGCATCATGACCGGCGCACCGCTGCCTGCCGGCGCCACCGCGGTGGTGCCGGTCGAGGCCACCGACGGCGCTGTCGACACCGTGTCCGTCCGCGCGGCCGCCGCAGCGGGCCAACACGTCCGTCGCGCCGGTGAGGACGTCACGGCGGGCACCACCGTGCTGCGGGCCGATCAGGTGCTCAGCCCCGCCGCACTCGGCTTGGCGGCTGCGCTGGGGCTGGGTGAGCTGGAAGTCGTTCCGCGACAACGGGTTCTAGTGATGTCGACGGGCACCGAACTGGTGGCGCCAGGCACGCCGTTGCAGCCCGGCCAGATCTACGAGTCCAACGCGGTGATGCTCGCGGCGGCCGTGCGCGACGCAGGCGCAGTAGTGATCGCCGCGCCGATGGTCGGCGACGACGTGGCGGCGTTTCGTGAGGCGTTGACCGCGCACAGCGGCGACGCCGATCTGATCATCACCACCGGCGGCGTCAGCGCCGGGGCGTACGAGGTCGTCAAGGACTCGCTCGGAGCCGGAGGGCCGGCGACATCGGGCAGCGGCGGTGAGGTCGACTTCGTGAAGGTGGCGATGCAGCCCGGCATGCCGCAGGGCGCGGGCTCGGTGAACGGCACGCCGATCATCACGCTGCCCGGCAACCCGGTCAGCGCACTGGTGTCGTTCGAGGTGTTCGTCCGGGCACCGCTGCGCACCGCGATGGGGTTGCCGAACCCGGACCGGCCACGCCGCACCGCGGTGCTGGCCGAAGACCTGACCTCACCTCGCGGTAAGCGTCAGTTCCGGCGTGGCGTGCTGGACCGCGACGCGGGCACGGTCACCAGTTACGGTCCGCCCGCCTCACACCATCTGCGCTGGCTGGCATCGGCGGACTGCCTGCTGGAGATCGAGGAGGACGTCTCCGAATTGTCGGCGGGTTCGCCGGTGCACGTGTGGGACTTGGCCTAA
- a CDS encoding PH domain-containing protein has translation MLLVHPVHEVLRQIPLLIGSVVLGSATGNPLWTLFGLALILGYGVARWFTTSYRIDAEEVQLRTGVLQRKVLSVPRNRIRSVSTDARLLHRLLGLTVLRLSTGQEASGDTAFALDAVEASQVPRLRAILLAESLAPVEEAVGRELARWQPSWLRYSPLSFTGLAMIAAAAGVIYQAGVGAALQDSRLARSGLDAAQRFGVAASITVAAVAILVASVVLSVLRSLVTYGNLVLRRDADVLHLQHGLLRLREHTFDMRRLRGGTLREPLLVRMFGGARLDAVMTGVGGAGEASVLLPPCPRATAESVLSGLIERPDVVTGGLRAHGPAATRRRWTRALTLPAVLLVAMALLPTPGWVWPLWAVLTVCCVLLAADRSRALGHRVDTDWLVARAGSLDRRRDCIAAAGIIGWTVRQTLLQRRAGVATLVAATAAGVKRYQVIDVPAELAWAIAGSASPWVAESSWAER, from the coding sequence ATGCTGCTGGTGCATCCGGTGCACGAGGTGCTCCGTCAGATACCGCTGTTGATCGGGTCGGTGGTGCTGGGCTCGGCGACGGGCAATCCGCTGTGGACGCTGTTCGGCCTCGCGCTGATTCTCGGCTACGGCGTGGCCAGGTGGTTCACCACCAGCTACCGGATCGACGCCGAGGAGGTGCAACTGCGCACGGGTGTGCTGCAGCGCAAGGTGCTCTCCGTGCCGCGCAACAGGATTCGCTCCGTGTCGACCGATGCGCGGCTGTTGCACCGGCTGCTCGGGTTGACGGTACTGCGGCTGAGCACGGGTCAGGAAGCCAGCGGCGACACCGCGTTCGCGCTCGACGCCGTCGAGGCGAGCCAGGTGCCGCGGCTGAGGGCCATCCTGCTCGCGGAGTCGTTGGCGCCGGTCGAAGAAGCCGTCGGCCGTGAGTTGGCGCGCTGGCAGCCGTCCTGGCTGCGCTACAGCCCGCTGAGCTTCACCGGACTGGCGATGATCGCCGCCGCGGCAGGCGTGATCTATCAAGCGGGAGTCGGTGCCGCACTGCAAGATTCGCGGTTGGCCCGGTCCGGGCTGGACGCTGCGCAGCGGTTCGGCGTCGCCGCGAGCATCACGGTGGCCGCCGTGGCGATACTGGTCGCGTCGGTGGTGTTGTCGGTGCTGCGCTCGTTGGTGACGTACGGAAACCTGGTGCTGCGCCGCGACGCCGATGTGCTGCATCTGCAGCACGGCCTACTGAGACTGCGCGAGCACACCTTCGACATGCGCAGGCTGCGGGGCGGAACGCTGCGCGAGCCGCTGTTGGTGCGCATGTTCGGCGGGGCGCGGTTGGACGCGGTGATGACCGGTGTGGGCGGTGCGGGGGAGGCGTCGGTGCTGCTGCCGCCGTGCCCGCGGGCGACCGCCGAGTCGGTGCTGTCGGGGTTGATCGAGCGACCCGACGTGGTGACCGGCGGACTGCGCGCACATGGGCCGGCGGCGACCCGCAGGAGGTGGACGCGGGCGTTGACGCTGCCCGCGGTGCTGCTCGTCGCGATGGCGCTGCTGCCGACGCCGGGCTGGGTGTGGCCGCTGTGGGCGGTGCTGACGGTCTGTTGCGTGTTGCTGGCGGCCGACCGCTCGCGCGCGCTCGGCCATCGGGTCGACACCGACTGGCTGGTGGCGCGGGCAGGCAGCCTGGACCGGCGCCGGGACTGCATCGCCGCCGCCGGCATCATCGGGTGGACGGTGCGCCAGACCCTGCTGCAGCGCCGCGCGGGGGTGGCCACGTTGGTGGCGGCCACGGCGGCGGGGGTCAAGAGGTATCAGGTGATCGACGTGCCCGCCGAGCTGGCCTGGGCGATTGCGGGCTCCGCGTCGCCGTGGGTCGCCGAGAGCAGCTGGGCGGAACGCTGA
- the pssA gene encoding CDP-diacylglycerol--serine O-phosphatidyltransferase produces MKPRIKAPVVSLKILPSAMTVAAICLGLTSVKMALDNRPTEAMAFLAVAAILDALDGRIARILKATSRMGEEIDSLADAVNFGVAPAFIVYGTLLSQSRIGWIVVLVYSVCIVLRLARFNAMLDVDKPAYEKEYFVGMPAPAGAIGAIGPLAAKMQFGDGWWTSEAAVVIWTIGVSLLVVSTLPMRKIHTFSVSPNMVPLLLLGVVVLVAASIFYGYLTILAIIAAYVIHIPFAIRTRRFLAEHPEIWDDKPRQQRAARRAIRRATGPQRRRSNLRLGLRRPGR; encoded by the coding sequence GTGAAGCCCCGCATCAAGGCGCCCGTCGTCAGCCTGAAGATCCTGCCGAGCGCCATGACGGTGGCAGCGATCTGCCTCGGGCTGACGTCGGTGAAGATGGCGCTCGACAACCGCCCCACCGAGGCGATGGCGTTTCTGGCGGTGGCCGCGATCCTCGATGCGCTCGACGGCCGCATCGCCAGGATCCTGAAGGCCACTTCGCGGATGGGCGAGGAGATCGACTCACTGGCCGATGCGGTGAATTTCGGTGTGGCGCCTGCGTTCATCGTGTACGGGACGCTGCTGTCGCAGTCGCGTATCGGGTGGATCGTCGTGCTGGTGTACTCCGTGTGCATCGTGCTGCGGCTGGCCCGGTTCAACGCGATGCTCGACGTCGACAAGCCCGCATACGAGAAGGAGTACTTCGTCGGCATGCCCGCCCCGGCGGGCGCGATCGGTGCCATCGGTCCGTTGGCCGCCAAGATGCAGTTCGGCGACGGCTGGTGGACGTCGGAGGCGGCGGTCGTGATCTGGACCATCGGCGTCTCGCTGCTGGTCGTCAGCACCCTGCCGATGCGCAAGATCCACACCTTCTCGGTGTCGCCCAACATGGTTCCGCTGCTGCTGCTCGGCGTGGTAGTCCTGGTCGCGGCGTCGATCTTCTACGGCTACCTGACGATCCTGGCGATCATCGCGGCCTACGTCATCCACATCCCGTTCGCGATTCGCACCAGACGGTTTTTGGCCGAACATCCGGAGATATGGGACGACAAGCCACGACAACAGCGCGCCGCGCGGCGGGCGATCCGGCGGGCGACAGGTCCGCAGCGCCGCCGGTCCAATCTGAGACTCGGCCTGCGCAGGCCGGGCCGCTGA
- a CDS encoding nitroreductase family deazaflavin-dependent oxidoreductase has product MRAVAVVVGTVVGAVVVLLSVLLAGLRWQVGPAVDAIRRMNRSVTNPRVMRTAGTPQTQTSVIEHIGRNSGRSYQTPVDVIETPTGLLIALPYRTRADWLRNVQAAGSATVVMQGRRITVTRPTVVATADVADQIPKRTMRMLRLFGVGQFLHLEKS; this is encoded by the coding sequence ATGCGAGCGGTCGCGGTGGTGGTCGGCACCGTGGTCGGTGCCGTCGTGGTGTTGCTCTCGGTGCTGCTGGCGGGGCTGCGGTGGCAGGTCGGACCGGCCGTGGACGCGATCCGGCGGATGAACCGGTCGGTGACCAATCCGCGGGTGATGCGCACCGCGGGCACCCCGCAGACCCAGACGTCGGTCATCGAACACATCGGGCGCAACTCGGGCCGCAGTTATCAGACGCCGGTCGACGTCATCGAAACGCCGACAGGTCTGCTGATCGCGCTGCCGTACCGCACCCGCGCCGATTGGCTGCGCAATGTGCAGGCCGCCGGGTCCGCCACCGTCGTGATGCAGGGCAGGCGCATCACCGTCACCCGGCCGACGGTCGTCGCCACCGCGGATGTCGCGGACCAGATTCCGAAGCGGACGATGCGGATGTTGCGGCTGTTCGGCGTCGGGCAGTTCCTCCATCTCGAAAAGTCATGA
- a CDS encoding SDR family NAD(P)-dependent oxidoreductase, whose product MSSKWTAADVPDQSDRVAIVTGANTGIGYAAAAVLAGKGAHTVLAVRNLDKGNDAANRIRAAHPNAVVTVQELDLTSLDSIRKAADQLRADFPRIDLLINNAGVMYTEKAATKDGFELQFGTNHLGHFAFTGQLLDNLLPVEGSRVVTVSSVGHRIRAKIHFDDLNLDRNYNRVVAYGQSKLANLLFTYELARRLTAKGTPTVALAAHPGAADTDLLRNMPTGIRQVSQFFWSNFIAQGPEMGAEPTLRAATDPSARNGQYYGPGGFAEQRGHPKVVASSAQSHDEDVQRRLWAVSEELTGVKFPV is encoded by the coding sequence ATGAGCAGCAAGTGGACCGCAGCCGACGTGCCGGACCAGTCCGACCGGGTTGCCATCGTGACGGGGGCGAACACCGGCATCGGTTACGCCGCCGCCGCCGTACTCGCAGGCAAGGGCGCGCACACCGTGCTGGCCGTGCGTAACCTCGACAAGGGCAACGACGCGGCCAACCGGATCCGCGCGGCACACCCCAACGCCGTGGTCACCGTGCAGGAACTAGACCTGACGTCGCTGGACAGCATCCGCAAGGCCGCCGACCAGTTGCGCGCCGACTTTCCCCGCATCGACCTGCTGATCAACAACGCAGGCGTGATGTACACCGAGAAGGCCGCCACCAAGGACGGCTTCGAATTGCAGTTCGGCACCAACCACCTGGGCCACTTCGCGTTCACCGGTCAACTGCTCGACAACCTGCTGCCGGTCGAGGGTTCCCGCGTGGTGACGGTCAGCAGCGTCGGACACCGCATCCGCGCCAAGATCCACTTCGACGACCTCAACCTGGACCGCAACTACAACCGCGTCGTCGCATACGGCCAGTCGAAACTCGCCAACCTGTTGTTCACCTACGAGCTGGCCCGGCGGCTGACCGCCAAGGGCACCCCGACCGTCGCGCTCGCGGCCCATCCCGGCGCAGCCGATACCGACCTGCTGCGCAACATGCCCACCGGCATCAGGCAGGTCAGCCAGTTCTTCTGGTCCAACTTCATCGCCCAGGGGCCGGAGATGGGCGCCGAGCCCACGCTGCGCGCCGCCACCGATCCGAGCGCGCGCAACGGCCAGTACTACGGGCCAGGCGGCTTCGCCGAACAGCGGGGCCATCCGAAAGTCGTTGCCTCCAGCGCACAGTCGCACGACGAGGACGTCCAGCGGCGGCTGTGGGCGGTGTCCGAAGAACTCACCGGCGTGAAGTTCCCCGTCTGA
- a CDS encoding NAD(P)/FAD-dependent oxidoreductase gives MPVLGERAIVLGASMGGLLAARVLSESYRTVTVVERDVLPTDPVCRRGVPQGRLIHALLARGAQILDELLPGVLDDLVANGASKWDGDYANLCFSVSGHEFLRAGRTPDPESMPFYFQSRPLLEWQVLQRMRDIGNVSILEHHDVVALTSTADRSRVTGVEVVDRDNQHTTTLSGDLVVDATGRGSRTPVFLEQLGYDRPDEDEVIVHLAYACQPVRIAPGAVKENFIAVMPEPGRTKMFAAIRYENDTAMFAVGAMAGLEPPHTSDEMLAFADGLAPTGVLAAFAGAEPVGEVTNYRVPSNRWRRYDKMRRLPAGLIVLGDAVCSFNPIYGQGMTVAAIEALVLRECLQRGDKDLPRRYFRATAKKIRIAWQTAVGSDLALPEVDGQAPLSIRLSNRYLDRVMTAAERDPVVTLRFLRVMGMMDSPMQLLLPHFMFRVFRAGRGRQRSAQLLSATHGDAEPAIAQASSAGTSIT, from the coding sequence ATGCCGGTGCTGGGTGAGCGGGCAATAGTTCTTGGCGCGAGCATGGGCGGACTGCTGGCGGCCAGGGTTCTCTCGGAGAGCTACCGCACCGTCACGGTGGTGGAACGCGACGTGCTGCCCACCGATCCGGTGTGCCGCCGCGGAGTTCCGCAGGGCCGGCTGATACACGCGCTGCTGGCGCGTGGCGCGCAGATCCTCGACGAGTTGCTGCCGGGAGTGCTCGACGACTTGGTGGCCAACGGGGCGAGCAAGTGGGACGGCGACTACGCCAACCTGTGCTTCTCGGTCAGCGGGCACGAGTTCCTGAGGGCGGGCCGGACGCCGGACCCGGAGTCGATGCCGTTCTACTTCCAGAGCAGGCCGCTGCTCGAATGGCAAGTGCTGCAGCGAATGCGGGACATCGGCAATGTGTCCATCCTCGAGCATCACGATGTGGTGGCACTGACGTCGACGGCCGACCGCAGCCGCGTGACGGGGGTCGAGGTTGTCGACCGCGACAACCAACACACAACGACGCTGAGCGGCGACCTCGTCGTCGACGCCACCGGGCGCGGTTCGCGCACCCCGGTCTTCCTCGAGCAACTGGGGTATGACCGGCCCGACGAGGACGAGGTGATCGTCCACCTGGCGTACGCCTGCCAACCGGTGCGCATTGCACCCGGTGCCGTCAAGGAGAACTTCATCGCCGTCATGCCGGAGCCGGGCAGGACCAAGATGTTCGCGGCGATCCGCTATGAAAACGACACGGCGATGTTCGCGGTGGGTGCCATGGCGGGGCTGGAGCCACCGCACACATCGGACGAGATGCTGGCTTTCGCAGATGGTTTGGCGCCCACCGGCGTGCTGGCAGCGTTCGCGGGCGCAGAACCGGTTGGCGAGGTCACCAATTACCGTGTGCCGTCCAACCGATGGCGACGCTACGACAAGATGCGGCGACTGCCTGCCGGCCTGATCGTGCTCGGCGACGCGGTCTGCAGCTTCAACCCGATCTACGGACAAGGCATGACGGTCGCGGCGATCGAAGCGCTTGTGCTGCGAGAGTGTCTGCAGCGCGGCGACAAAGACCTTCCGCGACGGTACTTCCGCGCCACCGCGAAGAAGATCCGGATCGCGTGGCAGACCGCTGTCGGTTCAGATCTCGCGCTTCCCGAAGTCGACGGACAGGCACCGCTGTCGATCCGACTCAGTAATCGCTATCTGGACCGGGTGATGACTGCGGCCGAACGCGATCCCGTCGTGACGCTGAGGTTTCTGCGGGTGATGGGCATGATGGACTCGCCGATGCAATTGTTGTTGCCGCACTTCATGTTCCGAGTGTTCCGGGCAGGTAGAGGCCGTCAGCGTTCCGCCCAGCTGCTCTCGGCGACCCACGGCGACGCGGAGCCCGCAATCGCCCAGGCCAGCTCGGCGGGCACGTCGATCACCTGA
- a CDS encoding PH domain-containing protein: MNLIEPANPPSRKAPLVWAIGAAIPWLMLAAGQAVWFVLSPRPLWVHVVAAVATALAVVVFVVVVPLWRYRVHRWDIDAKAVYTRTGWLVQEHRIAPISRVQTVDTERGPLDQLFGLANVTVTTASSAGAVRIVALDFEVAERVVAQLTDIAALGGEDAT, translated from the coding sequence ATGAACCTGATCGAGCCTGCGAACCCGCCAAGCCGCAAGGCGCCTCTGGTGTGGGCGATCGGTGCGGCGATCCCCTGGCTGATGTTGGCGGCGGGACAGGCGGTGTGGTTCGTCCTGAGCCCTCGACCGCTGTGGGTGCACGTCGTGGCGGCCGTCGCGACCGCGCTCGCCGTCGTCGTGTTCGTGGTGGTGGTCCCGCTGTGGCGATATCGCGTGCACCGCTGGGACATCGACGCCAAAGCGGTGTACACCCGGACAGGCTGGCTGGTGCAGGAGCACCGCATCGCGCCGATCTCCAGAGTGCAGACCGTCGACACCGAACGCGGTCCGCTCGACCAGTTGTTCGGGCTGGCGAACGTGACGGTGACGACGGCGTCGTCGGCGGGGGCGGTGCGCATCGTGGCACTGGATTTCGAGGTGGCCGAACGCGTGGTGGCGCAACTGACCGACATCGCGGCGCTCGGCGGCGAGGACGCGACGTGA
- a CDS encoding HAD-IIA family hydrolase: MAIGGVLFDIDGVLVTSWKPIDGASDTLRTLAEHQIACSYLTNTTTRTRVQIAELLTEAGMAVRADEVITAAVLTAEYVRNRYPDARCFLVNSGQIAEDMPGIDIVYSSEFSGPRAPDTPDVVLLGGAGPEYSHLTLSWVYDWMAQGVPVVAMHRSTAWTTTDGLRIDTGMYLIGMEETSGRKATAVGKPAPEGFLAAASRLGVDPDEMYMVGDDLNNDVLAAQVVGMTGVLVRTGKFRQDTLDRWAADEFAMQPNHVIDSAANLPELLGL, from the coding sequence ATGGCGATTGGTGGCGTGCTGTTCGACATCGACGGCGTGCTGGTGACGTCGTGGAAGCCGATCGACGGCGCGTCGGACACTTTGCGAACGCTGGCCGAGCACCAGATCGCGTGCTCGTATCTGACCAACACCACGACGCGGACCAGGGTGCAGATCGCTGAACTGCTCACCGAGGCCGGGATGGCCGTGCGCGCGGACGAGGTGATCACCGCGGCCGTGCTGACCGCGGAGTACGTCCGCAACCGCTATCCGGACGCCCGCTGCTTCCTGGTCAACAGCGGGCAGATCGCCGAGGACATGCCCGGGATCGACATCGTCTACTCCAGCGAGTTCAGCGGACCCCGCGCGCCGGACACCCCCGATGTGGTGCTGCTCGGCGGCGCGGGTCCGGAGTACAGCCACCTGACGCTGTCCTGGGTCTACGACTGGATGGCGCAGGGCGTGCCGGTGGTGGCGATGCACCGCAGCACCGCGTGGACCACCACCGACGGGTTGCGCATCGACACCGGCATGTACCTGATCGGGATGGAGGAGACGTCGGGTCGCAAGGCCACCGCCGTCGGTAAGCCGGCGCCGGAAGGGTTTCTGGCGGCGGCGAGCCGTCTTGGCGTCGACCCCGACGAGATGTACATGGTCGGCGACGATCTCAACAACGATGTGCTGGCCGCGCAGGTCGTCGGCATGACGGGGGTGCTGGTGCGCACCGGCAAGTTCCGCCAGGACACGTTGGACCGTTGGGCCGCAGACGAATTCGCGATGCAGCCGAATCACGTGATCGATTCGGCGGCGAACCTGCCCGAACTTCTGGGGCTATAA
- a CDS encoding peptidase E, with the protein MLATSGGFREGRRTRYELSELTEFAVELAGVSGRAPRVCFVATAIGDNPLVLHRLIDAAQTRGLGASHLTLFPMPNVDDITAHLLDHDVVWVFGGSAAGLLAMWRLHGVDAAMRVAWQKGVVLTGISAGSICWHVGGTTDSFGPQLRPITNGLALVPFSNGVHYDSEPQRRPLFQRLIGDGTLPAGYATDDGAGVLYRGTGFVEAVSERDGAAAYFVDKDGEVRLPTRRL; encoded by the coding sequence ATCCTCGCGACGAGCGGAGGATTCCGGGAGGGCAGGCGCACCCGCTACGAGCTCAGCGAACTGACCGAATTCGCGGTCGAGTTGGCCGGTGTCTCGGGCAGGGCGCCGCGCGTGTGCTTCGTGGCCACCGCGATCGGCGACAACCCACTGGTGCTGCACCGGCTGATCGACGCCGCGCAGACCCGCGGGCTCGGCGCGTCGCATCTGACTCTGTTCCCGATGCCGAACGTCGACGACATCACCGCACATCTCCTCGACCATGACGTGGTGTGGGTGTTCGGCGGCAGCGCGGCGGGCCTGCTGGCGATGTGGCGGCTACACGGCGTGGACGCCGCGATGCGCGTCGCGTGGCAGAAAGGTGTTGTGCTGACCGGTATTTCGGCGGGCTCGATCTGCTGGCACGTCGGCGGCACCACCGACTCCTTCGGCCCGCAGCTCCGGCCGATCACCAACGGCCTGGCACTGGTGCCGTTCTCCAACGGCGTGCACTACGACTCCGAACCGCAGCGCCGCCCGTTGTTTCAACGGCTGATCGGCGACGGCACGCTGCCCGCCGGTTATGCCACCGACGACGGCGCCGGGGTGCTCTACCGCGGGACGGGATTCGTCGAGGCGGTCAGCGAACGCGACGGCGCCGCAGCCTATTTCGTCGACAAGGACGGCGAAGTACGGCTACCAACCCGTCGGTTATAG